A window from Branchiostoma lanceolatum isolate klBraLanc5 chromosome 9, klBraLanc5.hap2, whole genome shotgun sequence encodes these proteins:
- the LOC136441521 gene encoding uncharacterized protein has protein sequence MKALSYLLIITVLAFGWKTCEALTCDKCSSKIGWTDCGNHGTPDYCEGDETKCILRTYAQVPFDGVAKEKNYERGCSTEDWCDGRWTVTQRPFMSDLKLECCDSHDLCNRKGTADTATPAVGLMLMLLTAVLACHWI, from the exons ATGAAGGCTCTATCATACCTGTTGATCATCACAGTCTTGGCTTTCG GGTGGAAGACCTGTGAAGCACTGACGTGTGACAAGTGCTCATCAAAAATAGGCTGGACGGACTGTGGTAATCACGGGACTCCAGATTATTGTGAAGGAGATGAAACCAAATGCATA TTAAGAACCTACGCACAGGTGCCCTTTGACGGAGTTGCAAAAGAGAAAAACTACGAGCGTGGCTGCAGCACCGAAGACTGGTGCGATGGAAGATGGACAG TAACGCAGAGACCCTTCATGAGCGATTTAAAACTAGAGTGCTGCGACAGTCACGACCTCTGCAACCGTAAGGGCACTGCCGACACCGCCACACCAGCAGTGGGTCTGATGCTGATGCTACTCACAGCTGTTCTGGCGTGCCATTGGATATAA